In Akkermansia muciniphila ATCC BAA-835, the genomic stretch TTGTGGAGGAAAAGGAAGAAGGGATGGCCATGGTCCGGTCCCTCCGGGAAACCGGGACGGCAGCCCTGGCCCATGCGGAAGCCCTGGCCGCACTGCTCAAACTGGAACTGAAGGAAGCGTCCAACAGGCTGGGCAAAAAAACGGCCTTTCTCCTGATGGGCGCCTTCATGGCCTTCTTCGGCTATCTATTTCTGTGGTGCCTTCTGACTGTGGTCATGGCGTATTTCTGGGGAATCATCGCTGGGCTTGCCGTAACCACGGGCTTTCATCTCCTGGCCGCCGCAGCCGGGTTCATCCTTTTCAGCCGAACCCATGTAACGCCTATCGCTCCGGCGACGGCGGAAGAACTTAAAACGGATTTATCATGTCTGCAAATGGCTCTCAAGAAAAGCTCGCACTCCTGATGCGGGTAGCTTCCTCCCGGCTGGACATCGTCAATGAGGCGGACAGCCTGGTGCAAAAGACACAGCAGCAGGCCGACCACTTCCGTAAATTGAAAAAAAAGGCCATGTCCCTGCCTGTAATCGGCTCTATTGTCGGAACGGTGGGAGGCGTTCTTCTCATCCGCATGTTTGCGGGGAAAAAAAGCAATCCGGCCCCTCCCCCGCAGCCGCGCACTTCCGGAAGCTGGGTTAATTCCTCCATCTTCCGTTTCATCGTTGAAATTCTGATTACCCTGGCTTTCCCTTCCCTGAAAAAAATGGGGATCGGCCTGGCCGGCAAAAAATTCCTCAACCTGTTCAAATAACAGGCTTTTCAGGCCAATACAGCGGTTTTCTGCCACTTCTTGAAAAAGGTTCGGGAACTCCGCTGCCGTAAAAAATGGGGATGTTCCCGCGCCGTTAAATGAGAACCGCCCCATATCCTTCCCGTCTTCCAGGGAACAATAAATCATGCCTGGCGTAAAAAGCCGGCCTGCCGCGCCAGCCCCCCCGTTCCATCATCCTCCCCTTCCCCGGAAACAAACGCCCGCAGCTCTTCCGCAAAACTTCCCCTCTCGAAATTCCTCACCCGTCGCGGAACAGGGCAAAGCCGCTTTCACGGAAATCGGTACCCAGACATTTTTTGCTGGTCAAAAAAGCTCTGTTTTCGTTAGTATGCAGCTTTATCAGTTTGCTGCATTCACAACATGAGCGAATACATTTTGCCCCACGTCGACGGATATCTCAAACTTGGACAGGATTATGACTGTTCCGATATCCACCTTGCCGTCAACAGCCGTCCCACCTGGCGCCGGTTCGGCCAGCTTCTCCCCATCTGGGAGGAAGCGCCCAATCTCACGCCCCAGGACACGGAAGTGCTGGCGAGGGGCTTTCTGGAAGACCCGGAATGGAACCGCCTTCAGCAACGGGGGGACGTGGACTTCGCCTACGCCAATGACTTTGGCCGCTACCGCGCATCCGTGGTTAAACAGCGCCTGGGTTATGACATCTGCTTCCGCATCATCAACACGCGGGTGCGCACCATGGAGGAAATAGGCCTGCCGACAGAATACGTGGTGCCCCTCACCCGCTACACCAACGGTCTCATTTTAGTCACGGGCTCCGTAGGTTCCGGTAAATCCACCACGCTGGCCTCTATCGTGGATTTCATCAACCAGGACCGCCACGACCACATCATCACGCTTGAAGACCCCATCGAATACCTGATTCCCTCCAAAAACTGCCACGTCAACCAGCGTGAAGTGCATAAACATACGGAATCCTTCGCGCGGGCCCTCCGCGGAGCCCTCCGTGAAGACCCAGACGTCATCATGGTGGGCGAAATGCGCGACCTGGAAACCATCTCCCTGGCGCTCACGGCGGCAGAAACCGGCCACCTGGTGCTCGGCACCCTGCATACGGGTTCCGCAGCCCGTACGGTGGACCGCGTGCTGGACGTCTTCCCGGTGGAACAACGCGACCAGATACGCATCATGGTCAGCGAATCCCTGCGCGGCATCATCTCCCAGCAGCTGGTTCCCAGAGCAGACGGCAACGGCCGCGCTCTAGCCATTGAAATGCTGGTTAATACGCCGGCTATCGCCAACTGCATCCGCGAAGGCAAGACATTCATGATTCCCGGCTGCATCCAGACAGGGAAAGCCCAGGGCATGATCCTGATGGACGACTCGCTCCGGGCCCTGCACCAGGCGGGCCTCATCACCACGGAAGACTGCATCTTCCGCGCGGAAGACAAAACCATCATGAAATCCTTCCTGGGAATCAAGTAACCTTTAATTTTGAAACACTCCTGTTATGGCTGTCATCGACCAATACTTCAAATACCTCGTAGAAGCGGGCGGTTCCGACCTTCACCTCAGCGAAGGCCAGCCTCCTAAAGTCCGCGTTAACGGGACCATCTCCGCCATCTCCGACGAAAATCTGGAAGGCCAGGCGTTCAAAAACCTTCTCGCGGAAATATGCGATCCCCAGGCCTTCCAGAAATATCTGGAAGAAGGGGACCTGGACTTTGCCTATGAAATGGATGAAACATCCCGTTTCCGCTGCAACTACTTCAAGCAGCAGCACGGCCTGGGGGCTGTCTTCCGCCTCATTCCCACCAAAATAGCCACGCTGGAAGAACTGGGCGTGCCTACGGTCGTCAAGGAATTCGCCCATATGAGATCCGGCCTTGTACTGGTCACAGGGCCCACCGGCTCCGGTAAATCCACCACGCTGGCCGCTATCATCGACTACATCAACAGCAACCAGGCGCGGCACATCATCACCGTGGAGGAACCTATCGAATTCGTCCATCCCAATAAAAAATCCATCGTCACCCAGAGGGAAGTGCCTCTCCAGACGCCTTCCTTCGCAGACGGCCTCCGGGCTTCCCTTCGTGAAGACTCCGACATCGTGCTGGTGGGTGAAATGCGCGACCTGGAAACCATCTCCCTGGCGCTCACGGCGGCGGAAACCGGCCTTCTGGTATTCGGCACCCTGCACACGAACAACGCCAGCAAAACCATTGACCGTATCATTGACGTATTCCCGTCTGACCAGCAATCCCAGGTGCGCACCATGCTTGCGGGTTCCCTCCGCGGCGTCGTGGCGCAGCTCTTGATGAAGCGCAGCGACAAACCGGGGCGCGTAGCCGTCAATGAAATTCTCTTTGCCACGCCGGCCGTGGCGGCCATCATCCGTGAAGGCGCCACGCAGAAAATCCCTGACGTCATCGTCGGCGGCAAGGCCATGGGCATGCAATTCATGGATGACGCCATCTGGCAAAAACTCCAACAGGGCATCGTCTCCCCGGAAGAAGCCTACATGAAGTGCATTGAAAAGAAGAGATTCCGCAACTTCCTTCCTCCGGAATCCGCCCGCCTGGCAGACTCCGGCGGCGGAAACTAAGCTCTTTGCCCTCCTTCTCCTGCCATGTCTCCCACTGGAAAATTCACGCTCAGGCTTGTGATTTATGGAGCCTTCCTGCTCTATCTGGTGGGAGACTTGTTTGTCTGGCACGGCTTTCTGGCCGGCAGGATGGACGCGTACCTGAAACCGTTGCCGGGGCCGCCAGGAGACAACTCCGCCCGGATAGCGGAAGTGTACGGGGAACCCGTCACCGCCAACCAGCTTTCCCGAAGAATGACGGAACTGAAAATGCTGCGCCAGCCTCCCGTGCTGGATATGGAAGGCGGGATCAAACTTACTCATGAACTGGACATCCCCGGCGACCTGGCTCCGCGGGCCAGGTATGACCTGATCGGCTCCTCCCTTCTGCGCCTGAAAACCAGCGTCAATGACCTCCAGCTCCCCAACCGCAACGCGGAAGCGGCACGCGCCGTGGAACAAATCCGGTCCCGTTTTGACGGAGACACGGAACAATACCTGAAAACCCTGCATGGTCAGAAATTGACGCAGGAACAATTTCAAAAAAAAATAGCGGCCAGGCTCAAACAGACGGAACAGCTCTACCGGGCAACCGCCCAGGCGGCGGAAGCGTCCGACGAAGACCTGAAAACCTACTACAACCTGATCCGGGACCAGCTCACCCCTCCTGATCTGCGGAAAACCAGGCACATCTTCCTGGCTACCCTGAACAGGGAAGAAGCCCAGGTCCGGCAAACCGCGGAAACGCTGCTGGAGCGGCTGAAGGCAGGGGAATCCTTCTCCCGGCTCGCCAGGGAATTCAGTGAAGACGAACGTTCCGCTCCCGCAGGCGGGGAACTCGGCTGGATAAGCCCCGCCCGCGCCAAGGAAACCCTGGGTCTGGCGTTGGCAGACGTCCCGGACAACAGGCCGGTACTTCTCAAAAGCCGGTGGGGGTGGCACCTTGTGGAAGCATCCCCTGTCAAAAAAGGGAAAACGCCATCCTATGAAGAAGCGCTTCCGGCCCTGAGGGATGCAGCCCGGAGCCTCAGAAAAGCTCAAGCCGTGGGATTGTACATGGACGGCCTTTTTGAAGAAGCCCATCTCAGAAACCGCATTAAAAACAAGCAGGGCCGCTGACGCCCCAATTCCGACAAACGGGCCTTCGCAAAAATCGGAAACATCAGGCCCGCCTGCCTTTACACCTGAACATTCCCGCAGGCCCTCCGGCTTCCAGACCGGGGCGTTCCTCCTTTCCCGTAAAAGCCGGGCGTTCCCGGAAATAGCCATCTTCCCTGCGGACGGCCTCCGGCAGTCATGAAACACCCGCACGAGATGAGGAAAGGCGGCATCTTTCTTCTTATTTGCCTTTCCTGACGAATTCCGCTTGCTTTCAAACGCGGGATGAACTAAATTCTTTCCGGTATTTCCCACGGGGTATTAGCTCAGTTGGTAGAGCGTCTCGTTCGCAATGAGAAGGTCAGGGGTTCGAATCCCCTATACTCCACCATCCATCTCTCTTTCCCGCTACTGTTTTTTATTCGGGAATAACGGGTAGCCTTATGAATGGTAACTTATTTAAAATTGTACTGGTTTCAGTCGTTGCCATTCTTTTAGCCATCATAGGCGGCATCATGTCGGCGGACGGCGATCCCTTTTCTATAGTTCTGGCTGTTTCCCCCTTTATCCTGGCCGCCTTATTCCTGATGAAGGGAAAAGTGTGGTATCTGTGGATACTGATACCCATTCTTTTCCTGCCCATCCCCTCCTTAAGGGATTACGCTCCCCTTCTTGCTTACGGAATAACCCTTCCTTGTTACTTGTGGAACGCCATGCTCAGGCGTTCAAGCTTGACGTGGAATTCCGCCCCCCTTCTGGACGCTGTCGTCCTCGTGCTGTTCATGCACGTGGGCTATATCTTCCTGAGCCACCCTTTCGCTCTGGGGCTGGATGTGCTGGAAGACTACTACGGAGGCAAGGGATACATCCTTTTCCTCCAGGCCCTCCTGGCCTATCTCTGCCTATCCTCGTTAAAAACGACCAGCCATGAACTGGGCAAGGTGCTTCAATGGGCTGTTTTCCTGACCATCGTTTTTACCCTTATCCTAACCGCCCGGAGCCTCCTTTCTCCGGATAGCGCCGGGGCGGATCTTGCCGCGAGCGCGGGCTCCGCAGGCACACTCTCCGAAAACTCCCGGAACTCTTCCTTCCTCAGAATTTCTATCTTGGTGATGCAGCTGCTCATCATCAACTACTCCGTGTGGCAGATGATCAAGCGTCCCTGGTGGGGGGCGTTGCTTCTTCTTGGAACCGTTGGCATCCTGTTAAGCGGATTTCGCTCCGCCATGGCCCAGGTTCTGTTCCTGTTCTTCACCATATCCCTAATTTACAGAAGATGGTTCTTCTGCCTTCTGGCTCCCGTCCTCGGAGTGCTATTGCTCTTGCTGCTCTCCTCTGCGGGCATGCTCCATTCTCTGCCTTTCGGCATCCAGAGAACCCTCTCAGCCGTTCCTTTCCTGGACGTCAGCGCGCAAGCCAAGGCAAACGCCGAAGACTCCATCAACTGGCGCTTTGAAATGTGGAGCTGGGCTCTGGATGACCGTGAACACTTTATTCAGGACAAAATATTCGGAGACGGCTTTTCACGGGACATCAGCATCGTGAAAGCCAATGTATATGAAGAAGCCTACAACCTGAGCAAAGACCAAAGCGCCTTTGCGTGGAACGGCCAATGGCACAGCGGCCCCATTTCCACGATTCAAACGCTCGGCTACATAGGGATTTCCCTGTACCTTATCCTGTCCGTCGTTGGCATGACCTACGCATGGATCGTCAGTAGAATTTACCGCAACCATCAATACAAGCTCGGCATCCTGTATGTTTCCGCCGTCTATTTCACCAAACCAATCTTCTTTTTCCTGATCTTTGGGGAAAGCATCACTATTGCGATGGACATCATATCCCTGGCCATCATCAAAGTACTCTACTCCTGCGCCAAGAGGGAGGGCCTCTATGTATCTCTCCATGTCCGCAAGGAATACATGCCGCTCATGATCCGGAAAACACAGGAAAAACGGCAAGCCGCCGCAACGGCATCCATTTCCGGCTGACTGTTCCTTCCCGGGAAAAACAGGCGTCCCCTATGCTTGAGGCTGGACTAATTCAAAGGGAGTTGCTACCTTTCGGGGCGGTTCCTTTTCCCATGGCAGCAGATACTTCCCATCATATCATCGGCCTCATTCCGTCACGCTGGGGTTCCTCCAGATTTCCGGGCAAGCCCCTTCATCCCATTGCAGGAAAACCTCTTGTCCAGCACGTATGGGAACGCGTCTGCCGCTGTTCCCGCCTGGACGCCATCGCCATCGCCACGGACGACCAGCGCATTTTTGACGCCGCCGTATCCTTTGGAGCCAGGGCCATCATGACCTCTCCGGACCATCCCAGCGGCAGTGACCGCCTGGCGGAAGCGGTACGTTCCTTCCCTGCCGCCACCCATGTCGTCAATATTCAGGGGGACGAACCTCTCATTGACCCGGCCCTGATTGACAGGCTGGCGGAAGCCCTGGTCTCGGACGAAGCCCTCTCCATGGCCACCGTCGCCTGCCCCATCAGCACCCGGGAGGATCTGGACAACCCGAACATTGTCAAAGTGGCCCTTGCCCGTAACGGAGACGCCCTGTACTTCTCCCGTTCCGTCATTCCCTATGCCCGCCACCCCCGCGTAGCACCGCCTTTGCGCCATCTGGGTATTTACGCCTACCGCCGCGACTTCCTTGAAAACTATGTGCGCTGGGCCCCGACCCCCCTGGAACAGACGGAATCCCTGGAACAACTGCGCGCACTGGAAAACGGGGCCAGAATCCGGGTCATCCTGACGGACCACGTCAGTGTGGGCGTGGATACGCCGGAACAGGCGGAACAGGTGGAACAAATCTTATTAAACATACACTAGGAAGCAAATCATGAAATATATCTTCGTCACAGGCGGTGTTGTCTCCTCTCTCGGCAAAGGACTGGCGGCGGCATCCATCGGCACGCTGCTGGAACGCTGCGGACTCAAGGTAACCCTTCAAAAATTCGACCCCTACCTGAATGTGGACCCCGGAACGATGAGCCCGTTCCAGCACGGGGAAGTGTACGTCTTGAACGACGGAGCGGAAACGGACCTGGACCTGGGCCATTACGAACGCTTCGTCCATTGCAGCCTCTCCCGGCTCAACAACCTCACTTCCGGACAGGTCTTTGAAAGCGTGCTGCGGAAGGAACGCCGGGGAGACTATCTGGGAAAAACGGTTCAATACATTCCGCATGTCACGGATGAAATCAAAAACCGCCTCTATGAAGTCACGGAAAAATCAGACGTGGACATCATCATCACGGAAATCGGCGGCACGGTCGGGGACATGGAAGGCCACATTTTCCTGGAAGCCCTGCGCCAATTCGCCCTGGAAGTGGGCCGTGACAACGTCTGCTTCATTCACGTCACCCTGCTCCCCTATATCAAGGCCGCCGGGGAAATGAAAACGAAGCCCACCCAGCAATCCGTCGCCAAGCTCCGGGAAATCGGCATCCAGCCGGACGTGATCATCTGCCGGACGGAATACGACATGAGTGAAGACGAACGCCGCAAAATCGCCATGTTCTGCAACGTGGAAGCCAAAAACGTCATTGCCTTCCGCGACGTCAAAAACACCATCTACGAATGCCCCCTGGATCTCAGCCAGGATAAAATAGACCGCATTGTCACCAGGCGGCTGGGACTGGACGTTCCGGCGCCCAATCTGGCGGACTGGCAGCGTTACGTCGGCAGGGTCATCAGCCCCAGCCACTCCATCAGGATTGCCGTAGTAGGTAAATACATCGCTCTCCAGGACGCCTACAAATCCATCTATGAATCCTTCACTCACGCCGGTGCGGAAAATGACGCCCGCGTGGAAATTCTCCGGATAGACGCGGAAGAAATTGAGGAAAAGGGCGCGGAGGCCATGATTGGCTCCGTGGACGGCATTCTGGTGCCGGGCGGCTTTGGAGACCGCGGCATTGAAGGAAAAATCCAGACGGTGGAATACGCGCGCACCAAAGGAATCCCGTTCCTGGGCATTTGCCTGGGCATGCAGGTGGCCGTCATTGAGTACGCACGCCACATCTGCGGCATGGATGACGCCAACTCCACGGAATTCGACCAGAAAACCACCCACCCAGTCATCAGCCTCCAGGAAGAGCAAAAAGGCATCAAGGCCATGGGAGCCACCATGCGCCTGGGCGCCTACAAGGCCCTGATCCAGCCCGGAACGCTGGCGCACAAGCTTTACGGCAAGGACAGCGTTACGGAACGCCACCGCCACCGGTACGAATTCAACCCGGCCTACCGCGACGAACTGGAAAACGCGGGGCTGGTCATCAGCGCCGTCAATGACGAACACGGACTGGTGGAAGTCGTGGAACTTCCCGATCATCCCTTCTTCATCGCCTGCCAGTACCATCCGGAATTCCAGTCCGCTCCCAACCGGGCCCACCCGCTCTTTTCCGGCCTGGTTTCAGCCGCGCTGGAGCACAAGAGCCACTCCTGACCCTTTCATTAAGCCCGGGGCCTTTTCCGGAATTTCCATTCCGGAAAAGGCCTTCTCTTTCCAGGCATGCTCACGGACCTTTTCGTCATCGTCATTTACTTTCTTGCTATCTTCTGCATTGGCATTTATGCGGGACGAAAGCAAAACTCCCTGACAGACTATGCCCTGGGCAACCGCTCCCTGCCCTGGTGGGCTATTCTGGCCTCTATCCTGGCGGCGGAAATCAGCGCGGCCACCTTCCTGGGGGCTCCCGGAGAAGGGTACCATACCCGCAACTTCACATACGCCCAGCTCTGCATCGGCACCATCCTGGGCCGCATCATCGTCGGCAGGCTCTTTCTCAAGCCCTATTATGACTACAAGGTTGTTTCCATCTATGAATACCTGGAAAAAAGATTCGGGCTCCTGACGCGGCGGACAGCCTCCATGGTCTTCCTGATCAGCCGGGTGCTCGCCAGCGGAACCAGGCTCTATTTCGCGGGCATTCTGCTGGTCATTGCCTACCAGTTCCTGACAGGCGTCACGGCAGACGCCGACCAGATTGTCCTGCTCTACATTGCCGCCCTGGTTGCCATCTCCGTCGCCACGACAATTTATACCGCGATCGGAGGATTGAAAGCCGTCGTCTGGACGGACGTCCTCCAGGCCGTCGTTCTGGGAGTCTCCATGCTTTCCGCCCTGTGGGTACTGTTCTCCCATATCCCCGGAGGGTGGAGCTCCATCTCCGCCGCCATGAATGGCGGAGACGATTGGAAATTCTTCTCCTGGGGAACCGGAGAAGGCCTGGACTTCCTCCAACAAGGCGCCCGCGTGCTGGGCCAGGAATACACGGTGTGGGCAGCCTTCCTGGGAGCAACCTTCATCACCATGGCTACGCATGGCACGGACCAGGACATGGTGCAGCGCATGCTGGCGGCAAAAAACAGCAAGGCGGGAACGCGTGCAGTCATCGTATCCGGCTTGCTGGACTTCCCCATCGTCATCATTTTCCTCTTCACGGGCATTCTTCTCTATGTCTTCTACCAATACAACCCGGCAAACCTCCCTGCAGACACGCCGCAGCTGCATGTGTTTCCCTACTTCATCATCCATGAACTTCCCAACGGCATCCGCGGGCTGCTGATCGCCGGACTTCTGGCGACGGCCATGGGCTCCCTCTCCACGGCTCTAAACTCCCTGGCGACTACCGCCACCAAGGACTGGTACCAGGGGATATTCAAACCGGAAGCCACGGAACGGCAGCTGCTCCGGTGCGTGCGCTGGGGAACGGCCGTTTTCTCCCTGCTGCTCATCCTCGTGGGTTCCATCACAGCGTGGTATGTGGTGCATCACCCGGAAGTCCGCATCATCCAAATAGCCCTGGGCATTTTCGGCTATACCTATGGCTCCCTGCTTGGCATTTTCCTGTTGGGAATGCTGACCCGCACCAGAGGCAGCGACTCAGGAAACATCATTGCCATGGCGGCAGGATTCTTTGTCATCGCTTTACTGACGGAACTCATCCCTCTGCCCTCCGGCTGGCAACAATATGTTCCGGAAATAGCATTTCCGTGGCGCGTTACCATCGGAACTCTGGTTACTTTTACCGTCGGCTTCTGTTTCAGAAAACGCCGCCTTCCCATGCGCTGAACGGTGAACGCCGTTACTTGGCCACGTTCATGTTCCGCATTCCCCTTCAAACCGCCCCGTCAATGGGAGTAAAGGTGCAAGCGAAAAATAGGGGATTAGGGGATAAAAATCCCTGAGGGGGGGCGCTCCCTGTCCAACGGGTGCGCCGGAACTCCTTCTCCCGGACACAAAAGCGCCGCTTTCCCGGAAAGGGAAAGCGGCGTGAAACGGAATGGAAACACGCTCCCTCCGCTACACTTCTTCGGGGGACAGCCAGCGGAAGGAAACGATGTTGAACTTTCTTCCAAACGCCTTGTTCACGGCGCTCAGCTCCGTATCCTCCAGCGCGCCGCTCTTCATGTTGACCTGCCGGGCCGGAGTTTCCGGGCTGTTCACCGGATCCACGTAGTTGATCCCCCTCTGCACCACCGCTTCGCACCACGCGCGCGACAGCACCACTCCTTCGCGGTTGGCCAGCTCTCCGTAGGCGCGCACCGTAAACGTATCGTCCCTCGTCGTCAGGATGTTGCCCAGCACCGCCAGCACGTCAGACTGGATCAGGTAGCCGGGGGCGGCCGTATACACCGATCCCCTGGCCGCGTCCTGGTTCGGGTAGCCTCCCTTGGGCGCGATCACCATGTCGGAAAGTTCGTCAAACGTGCTGTTGATGGAGCTCTCGTCAATAGCCGCCTGAAGCGCTCCCTTCACCCCCATTTCCCCGCTCTGCAGACGGCGGTTGACAAAGTCGGACATGTTCAGGAAGGGGCCTCTCTTTTTGACCTCCTTGACCATGTTCCGGGCCAGGGACCTGATTTGCGTGTCGCTCAGGGTTCTCAGGTCCGACCACGCCATAGCCTCCCCGTCCGGGATGCCCTGGGTCACCCCTATCGAACCATAGTCGTCCACGTGGGACTTGTCGCTGCTGGCCACTCCGAAACGGGAAAAGGACGTCTGGGAGTTGTTGAGCACGGAGGGCCTGCCGCTCCTGGAATAGAGAATCTTGCGCTTCTTGAGCCCCAGGAGGGTGGCTTCCCAGGCGCGCTGGGAGGTGGAGTTGACATTGAATCCTCCGGCGACGGTGAGGTACTTGGAGGCATGCTTGTAGCCTTCGTCCGTTCTGGCGAGTTCTTCGACGACAGCTTCCGAGGGTTTGCCCTGAAGGTCGGGCAGGAAGCGGCGGTTGGCGATACCTGAAGCCCTGTTGGATGAAGCGTCCGTAGAGAAAGCCTGCTGAAGCACGGTTTTAAGTTCTTCCCTGCCCGTGCCCCCAAGGCTGGAAGGACGGGCGGCCAGGGAGGAGGCGAACCAGGAGTCCCAGAGGGCGTCGTTGATCATCAGGCCGTGGTCCCAGAAGTCCCCCAGGGCGGCGTCCCCCATGATTTCGTTGTGGGAGAAAACCTTGTCGGCAGGAAGCATGGGATCGGCAAAAGCATTGCCGATGCCTACGCCCGGCACGCCGGACTGGTAGGCGAAGCGTTTGGCGATAGCCGCCCTGGAGTCGCTCCTGTACCATCCCGGGGTGAGGCGGCATCCGGCAAAGCCGGCCAGGCTGGAGGGCTGCTGGAAGGGAAGCTCCGCGGCGACAATCTTGTTGACCTGCTCGGCTCCCGGTCCTCCGAAGGGGGAGAGCCTGGTGCCGTCATTGGAGAGGATGTTGGAGATGGTAATCGGGAAGAAATCGCTGTTGGCGTTCTTGACTTCAAACTGGTACGGGCTGTAGAGGCGCCCCAGTTCGGAGGCGGTGGGCATCTGGCCTCCCCAGAAAAGGGGGCTGGAGTGCTGCCATGTCTTGGCCCGGTAGTCCTTGCCCTCCGGATAGGCTCCTATCACGGGGGGCTTGCCCCATTTTACCGATACTCCATAGTAGGCGACAAACGTGGAGTCCAAAGAGGGCGTGCCGTATTCGCCCGCTTTTTTAGCTTCTTCATTGGTCCCTTCGTTGCGTTCCCACATTTCTGCGGGAAGTTTAATTTGGTCAACAAGAGGTTTTTCCCAGGCACCCCAGTTCAGGTTGAGGATGGCCGGCATGGTCTTGGAGAAAATTTCTATTTCCGCCGTGCTTTTCCCATTCAGGGAAGAGGAACTGTTCATTTTGTTGGGATCCATCAGGCCGGCCCCCATCACGAAGGTTCCCAGGGCTTTGGAGGCACCCTTGTCTCCGTATTTGACGGCGAGAACATGATTGTCCGGCGTTCCGTTGAGCCGGCTGGTATCTTCCGCGAAGATAACGGAAGCCTTGGCAATACCTACCTGGTTATATCCGCTGCCGTCCAGAAGTTCATAACGGACGCCGTCCGTCAG encodes the following:
- a CDS encoding phage holin family protein codes for the protein MGLIDKLKRTFVTPLVEEKEEGMAMVRSLRETGTAALAHAEALAALLKLELKEASNRLGKKTAFLLMGAFMAFFGYLFLWCLLTVVMAYFWGIIAGLAVTTGFHLLAAAAGFILFSRTHVTPIAPATAEELKTDLSCLQMALKKSSHS
- a CDS encoding type IV pilus twitching motility protein PilT, with protein sequence MSEYILPHVDGYLKLGQDYDCSDIHLAVNSRPTWRRFGQLLPIWEEAPNLTPQDTEVLARGFLEDPEWNRLQQRGDVDFAYANDFGRYRASVVKQRLGYDICFRIINTRVRTMEEIGLPTEYVVPLTRYTNGLILVTGSVGSGKSTTLASIVDFINQDRHDHIITLEDPIEYLIPSKNCHVNQREVHKHTESFARALRGALREDPDVIMVGEMRDLETISLALTAAETGHLVLGTLHTGSAARTVDRVLDVFPVEQRDQIRIMVSESLRGIISQQLVPRADGNGRALAIEMLVNTPAIANCIREGKTFMIPGCIQTGKAQGMILMDDSLRALHQAGLITTEDCIFRAEDKTIMKSFLGIK
- a CDS encoding type IV pilus twitching motility protein PilT, which encodes MAVIDQYFKYLVEAGGSDLHLSEGQPPKVRVNGTISAISDENLEGQAFKNLLAEICDPQAFQKYLEEGDLDFAYEMDETSRFRCNYFKQQHGLGAVFRLIPTKIATLEELGVPTVVKEFAHMRSGLVLVTGPTGSGKSTTLAAIIDYINSNQARHIITVEEPIEFVHPNKKSIVTQREVPLQTPSFADGLRASLREDSDIVLVGEMRDLETISLALTAAETGLLVFGTLHTNNASKTIDRIIDVFPSDQQSQVRTMLAGSLRGVVAQLLMKRSDKPGRVAVNEILFATPAVAAIIREGATQKIPDVIVGGKAMGMQFMDDAIWQKLQQGIVSPEEAYMKCIEKKRFRNFLPPESARLADSGGGN
- a CDS encoding peptidylprolyl isomerase yields the protein MSPTGKFTLRLVIYGAFLLYLVGDLFVWHGFLAGRMDAYLKPLPGPPGDNSARIAEVYGEPVTANQLSRRMTELKMLRQPPVLDMEGGIKLTHELDIPGDLAPRARYDLIGSSLLRLKTSVNDLQLPNRNAEAARAVEQIRSRFDGDTEQYLKTLHGQKLTQEQFQKKIAARLKQTEQLYRATAQAAEASDEDLKTYYNLIRDQLTPPDLRKTRHIFLATLNREEAQVRQTAETLLERLKAGESFSRLAREFSEDERSAPAGGELGWISPARAKETLGLALADVPDNRPVLLKSRWGWHLVEASPVKKGKTPSYEEALPALRDAARSLRKAQAVGLYMDGLFEEAHLRNRIKNKQGR
- a CDS encoding O-antigen ligase family protein — protein: MNGNLFKIVLVSVVAILLAIIGGIMSADGDPFSIVLAVSPFILAALFLMKGKVWYLWILIPILFLPIPSLRDYAPLLAYGITLPCYLWNAMLRRSSLTWNSAPLLDAVVLVLFMHVGYIFLSHPFALGLDVLEDYYGGKGYILFLQALLAYLCLSSLKTTSHELGKVLQWAVFLTIVFTLILTARSLLSPDSAGADLAASAGSAGTLSENSRNSSFLRISILVMQLLIINYSVWQMIKRPWWGALLLLGTVGILLSGFRSAMAQVLFLFFTISLIYRRWFFCLLAPVLGVLLLLLLSSAGMLHSLPFGIQRTLSAVPFLDVSAQAKANAEDSINWRFEMWSWALDDREHFIQDKIFGDGFSRDISIVKANVYEEAYNLSKDQSAFAWNGQWHSGPISTIQTLGYIGISLYLILSVVGMTYAWIVSRIYRNHQYKLGILYVSAVYFTKPIFFFLIFGESITIAMDIISLAIIKVLYSCAKREGLYVSLHVRKEYMPLMIRKTQEKRQAAATASISG
- the kdsB gene encoding 3-deoxy-manno-octulosonate cytidylyltransferase, whose product is MAADTSHHIIGLIPSRWGSSRFPGKPLHPIAGKPLVQHVWERVCRCSRLDAIAIATDDQRIFDAAVSFGARAIMTSPDHPSGSDRLAEAVRSFPAATHVVNIQGDEPLIDPALIDRLAEALVSDEALSMATVACPISTREDLDNPNIVKVALARNGDALYFSRSVIPYARHPRVAPPLRHLGIYAYRRDFLENYVRWAPTPLEQTESLEQLRALENGARIRVILTDHVSVGVDTPEQAEQVEQILLNIH
- a CDS encoding CTP synthase — encoded protein: MKYIFVTGGVVSSLGKGLAAASIGTLLERCGLKVTLQKFDPYLNVDPGTMSPFQHGEVYVLNDGAETDLDLGHYERFVHCSLSRLNNLTSGQVFESVLRKERRGDYLGKTVQYIPHVTDEIKNRLYEVTEKSDVDIIITEIGGTVGDMEGHIFLEALRQFALEVGRDNVCFIHVTLLPYIKAAGEMKTKPTQQSVAKLREIGIQPDVIICRTEYDMSEDERRKIAMFCNVEAKNVIAFRDVKNTIYECPLDLSQDKIDRIVTRRLGLDVPAPNLADWQRYVGRVISPSHSIRIAVVGKYIALQDAYKSIYESFTHAGAENDARVEILRIDAEEIEEKGAEAMIGSVDGILVPGGFGDRGIEGKIQTVEYARTKGIPFLGICLGMQVAVIEYARHICGMDDANSTEFDQKTTHPVISLQEEQKGIKAMGATMRLGAYKALIQPGTLAHKLYGKDSVTERHRHRYEFNPAYRDELENAGLVISAVNDEHGLVEVVELPDHPFFIACQYHPEFQSAPNRAHPLFSGLVSAALEHKSHS